From Candidatus Pedobacter colombiensis, one genomic window encodes:
- a CDS encoding FecR family protein encodes MEDNQKIINLFNKYISNKATIAEVEQLMNYIRSGSEDDYVTRLIEQSMFNQPELSQDIDREKRLAATHETLLKHINDQRPPKSKGFKIWTYVITAATLLLISLLGLYFLKSMRQPTKHRYVINAKDIEPGSNKAMLTLADGKRINLNDTMDGNIGSESGILIKKAGDGQLEYTTLEEQSVSMKSNTIETPNGGQYQVRLPDGTKVWLNAASKLTYPVSFMGRGLRGVTLSGEAYFQVAKDKEHPFIVKTATQQVTVLGTHFNINSYADEGRTVTTLEEGSVKVSSADRAMNLIPGQKMVTKSMGNMEVQQADLTSEMAWVNNKMTFKKSSVQEVLRQIARWYDLRIEYHGTFPDDTITGTIDRQANLATVLKIFESLQIHFALEATEKGKKLIITP; translated from the coding sequence GTGGAAGACAATCAGAAAATCATAAACCTATTCAACAAGTATATTTCCAACAAAGCTACTATTGCCGAGGTGGAGCAGTTGATGAACTATATACGTTCCGGTAGTGAGGACGATTATGTTACGCGTCTCATTGAGCAAAGCATGTTTAACCAGCCTGAGCTAAGTCAGGATATCGACAGGGAAAAGCGTTTGGCCGCAACCCACGAAACTTTGCTCAAACACATTAATGACCAACGACCACCGAAATCGAAAGGCTTCAAAATATGGACTTATGTTATTACAGCAGCTACCTTATTATTGATAAGCTTATTGGGTCTTTACTTTCTAAAATCAATGCGCCAACCTACTAAACACCGCTATGTGATAAATGCGAAAGATATAGAACCGGGCAGTAACAAAGCTATGCTTACACTAGCCGATGGCAAAAGGATAAATCTCAATGACACGATGGATGGTAATATTGGGTCTGAATCCGGAATCTTGATAAAGAAAGCAGGCGATGGCCAGCTTGAATATACAACCCTGGAAGAGCAATCCGTTTCAATGAAGTCCAATACCATTGAAACACCGAATGGAGGCCAGTATCAGGTGCGTTTGCCTGATGGTACCAAAGTATGGCTTAATGCCGCATCAAAACTCACTTATCCTGTTTCCTTCATGGGGCGTGGGCTGCGGGGGGTGACTTTGAGCGGCGAAGCATACTTCCAGGTTGCCAAAGATAAAGAGCATCCTTTTATTGTTAAAACCGCCACACAGCAAGTAACCGTACTGGGAACACATTTCAATATCAATAGCTATGCTGACGAAGGGCGGACAGTTACCACCCTTGAAGAAGGAAGCGTTAAGGTGAGTTCGGCAGATAGGGCAATGAACTTAATCCCAGGGCAAAAGATGGTCACCAAATCTATGGGCAATATGGAAGTCCAACAGGCAGACCTAACTTCGGAAATGGCTTGGGTCAATAACAAAATGACCTTTAAGAAATCGAGTGTACAAGAAGTTTTGCGCCAGATTGCAAGGTGGTATGACCTGAGAATTGAATACCACGGCACATTTCCTGATGATACCATAACCGGAACCATTGACAGACAGGCTAACCTTGCAACAGTATTAAAAATATTTGAGTCGCTGCAAATCCACTTTGCTTTGGAAGCAACAGAAAAGGGCAAGAAATTAATCATTACACCTTAA
- a CDS encoding RNA polymerase sigma-70 factor: protein MKGVALEQEPELLKQLTQGSSEAFTKIYNAYSQRIYANILHLVKDPDLAQEFLQDVFMRLWENRATIDSNLSFQSYLFRTSSNLVYDYMRREKVKTQVQNYLIHVGTELHTDQEDELAYKQSKVILDTTISKLPPMRRQVYQLCKIEGISYKEVSEQLNISTSTINDHIVKATKFIKEEFMSADNSGAVIATIILWRCLYVIWIALLFNY from the coding sequence ATGAAGGGAGTAGCATTAGAACAGGAGCCTGAGTTACTGAAGCAGTTGACCCAGGGCAGCTCCGAAGCTTTCACGAAAATTTACAATGCCTATTCCCAAAGGATATACGCCAATATATTGCACCTGGTTAAAGACCCTGATCTTGCCCAGGAGTTTTTACAGGATGTTTTCATGAGGCTTTGGGAAAACCGGGCAACAATTGACAGCAATCTTTCCTTTCAATCCTATTTGTTCCGGACTTCAAGCAACCTTGTATATGATTACATGCGTAGGGAGAAAGTCAAAACGCAGGTTCAAAATTACTTGATACACGTAGGCACAGAACTGCATACAGATCAGGAAGATGAATTGGCCTATAAACAGAGCAAGGTGATTTTGGATACCACCATCAGCAAGCTGCCCCCTATGCGCAGGCAGGTTTACCAGCTTTGCAAAATAGAAGGCATCAGCTACAAAGAAGTCAGCGAACAGCTAAATATTTCAACCTCTACCATCAATGACCATATTGTAAAAGCTACCAAATTTATAAAGGAAGAATTTATGTCGGCAGATAATTCAGGTGCGGTAATAGCAACCATAATACTATGGCGCTGCTTGTATGTCATTTGGATCGCATTATTGTTTAACTATTAA
- a CDS encoding DUF2589 domain-containing protein, which yields MEEKDNLQINPQKLSTLITEPLLAAIAASNKMAKAQTDFILETCFRKNDLGQYEPEMIEMTLSQQVITPGTSENPETTFKNIDTTVKVPLLTIVPVNSMAINELTLNFDVEVLNGGDRGDKGLPELYGKVSGQKVAGKPILSFSIHTSQIPLPKGVNIIIDAFSQSIQAITKP from the coding sequence ATGGAAGAAAAAGATAATCTTCAGATAAACCCTCAGAAATTATCGACTTTAATAACGGAACCACTTCTCGCTGCAATTGCTGCCAGTAACAAAATGGCTAAGGCACAAACCGATTTCATACTGGAGACTTGTTTCAGGAAAAATGATTTGGGTCAATATGAGCCTGAAATGATTGAAATGACATTATCGCAGCAGGTAATTACTCCAGGTACATCAGAAAATCCGGAAACAACTTTCAAAAATATAGATACAACGGTCAAAGTACCTTTACTAACCATTGTGCCCGTAAATAGTATGGCTATAAACGAACTAACGCTCAATTTTGATGTAGAAGTTCTAAATGGTGGGGACAGGGGCGATAAAGGTTTACCGGAACTTTATGGGAAAGTGTCCGGCCAAAAAGTTGCAGGTAAGCCCATACTTTCCTTTAGTATTCATACTTCACAAATTCCATTACCGAAAGGGGTGAATATAATAATTGATGCTTTTAGTCAAAGTATCCAGGCAATTACTAAACCATAA
- a CDS encoding thioredoxin domain-containing protein: MKYKKILVAIVGVLLSTLCYGQDKGYKSYGIGDVVDHVPEFQNVVNYPKKSFSLKELRGKLVIIDFWATWCTSCIRLMPHMEKLQKQFDGKIQVILVDPWETKANIEKQLSILKLYKTPQALSSLPNVIGDTIWRKIFVHSSVPYQVWIDSSGVVIATTTGKNATAEHVQQVLDGKKVKMVVKRDIKSSGYDVKKQGLIQTGDTSMHPLFYSAMLRKNAGYGSGALVHTDSALHLYKYTARNLPLKALFTDAYADMKPNFRMKIDVTDTVSFNYPKDANLVDEWNAKNQYSYEIAVPLSLKDSVRSFMRIDLNRYLSVEKGVAGKIELKRMTAYVIRRITDNILKPKSLTEEHTKYDTNLFHKYNVPYVEISSWLSYLENLKQSIVFVDETGIALNTTVFVDLPKHTDADDKKGLIEILRKQGLVLSKEERMIPILVIKDVTN, encoded by the coding sequence ATGAAATATAAAAAAATACTGGTGGCAATAGTAGGCGTGCTGCTATCCACCTTATGTTATGGCCAAGACAAAGGCTACAAGAGTTATGGAATTGGTGATGTGGTTGATCATGTACCTGAATTTCAGAATGTGGTCAATTATCCTAAGAAATCATTTTCTCTGAAGGAACTCCGTGGTAAGTTGGTTATTATAGATTTCTGGGCAACCTGGTGCACAAGCTGTATAAGGTTAATGCCACATATGGAAAAATTGCAAAAGCAATTTGATGGAAAGATTCAGGTAATTCTCGTAGATCCCTGGGAGACAAAAGCGAATATTGAGAAGCAACTCTCCATTTTAAAATTATACAAAACACCTCAGGCGCTTTCATCCTTACCTAATGTGATAGGCGATACCATCTGGCGCAAAATATTCGTACACAGTAGTGTGCCTTACCAAGTGTGGATTGACAGTTCCGGTGTTGTTATTGCGACTACTACAGGAAAAAATGCCACAGCAGAACATGTACAACAAGTCCTCGATGGGAAAAAAGTAAAAATGGTTGTTAAAAGGGACATCAAATCCTCAGGTTATGATGTAAAAAAGCAGGGATTGATCCAAACGGGCGATACTTCAATGCATCCGTTATTTTATTCTGCTATGCTCAGGAAAAATGCAGGATACGGATCAGGGGCACTTGTTCATACTGATTCAGCTTTGCACCTATATAAATATACCGCCCGAAACCTTCCACTAAAAGCACTTTTTACAGATGCATATGCTGACATGAAGCCGAACTTTAGAATGAAGATAGATGTGACGGATACTGTTTCATTTAACTATCCTAAAGACGCAAATCTAGTGGACGAATGGAATGCTAAAAACCAATATAGTTACGAAATAGCAGTTCCCTTAAGTTTAAAAGATAGTGTTCGCAGTTTTATGCGAATAGATCTCAACAGGTATTTGTCTGTTGAAAAAGGAGTCGCCGGAAAAATTGAACTAAAAAGAATGACTGCTTATGTAATCAGGCGTATTACCGACAACATATTAAAGCCCAAATCCCTGACAGAAGAGCATACTAAGTATGATACTAACCTTTTTCATAAATACAATGTGCCCTATGTAGAGATTAGCAGTTGGTTATCTTATCTGGAGAATTTAAAGCAGTCCATTGTATTTGTGGATGAAACAGGGATTGCGCTTAACACAACTGTCTTTGTAGACTTGCCTAAACATACTGATGCTGATGATAAGAAAGGGCTGATTGAAATACTTAGGAAACAGGGTTTGGTATTGAGTAAAGAAGAGAGGATGATCCCAATATTGGTAATTAAAGATGTAACTAATTAA
- a CDS encoding LytTR family DNA-binding domain-containing protein, whose amino-acid sequence METVTSGPVRPHKNFEKLLRIFLAIIAAHYIVVNGTDYNLLKLLINKNYYFEMAFSVLVALLLVTWISAVSFRLDKRLGWNRQTVPERSLFQFLLGVALPLFAEFIFIVAYFWFGARINVLKTNFMNTEFRLVIFLILFFNLYCIARYFYYKQHIAELELEHYKQQFPVQALQEPLPENGSTGQDTRYAPETENNKREIFIVNTTLRSIPVRIEEICSFYRASGCYYLRTYEQSINDAFVIPQTLKEVEELLDQNQFFRINRQMIVSFKSCVSFRPGKGKMLELIVEPKHIDENGTTLDSVSVSEDRVQAFKAWMDR is encoded by the coding sequence ATGGAAACAGTTACTTCCGGCCCAGTAAGGCCGCATAAAAATTTTGAAAAACTCCTCCGCATTTTCCTGGCTATTATTGCCGCTCATTATATCGTTGTAAATGGCACCGATTATAATCTTTTAAAGTTGCTGATCAACAAAAACTATTACTTTGAAATGGCCTTTAGCGTGCTGGTTGCATTACTACTTGTAACCTGGATCAGTGCTGTCAGCTTCAGGCTTGACAAGCGCCTGGGATGGAACAGGCAAACAGTCCCGGAACGCAGCTTGTTCCAGTTCCTGCTGGGCGTAGCCCTTCCGCTTTTTGCGGAATTCATCTTTATCGTAGCTTATTTTTGGTTTGGTGCGCGCATCAATGTACTAAAGACTAACTTTATGAATACGGAGTTCAGGTTGGTTATTTTCCTGATCCTGTTTTTTAACCTTTATTGCATCGCCCGTTATTTTTATTACAAACAGCATATAGCCGAATTGGAACTGGAGCATTACAAACAACAGTTCCCTGTCCAAGCCCTTCAAGAACCTTTGCCGGAAAATGGCAGTACCGGACAGGATACCAGGTATGCACCGGAAACAGAAAATAATAAAAGGGAAATCTTTATCGTCAATACCACCTTACGCAGTATCCCTGTAAGGATTGAAGAGATATGCAGCTTCTACAGGGCCAGCGGCTGTTATTATCTGCGCACCTATGAACAAAGCATTAATGATGCCTTTGTTATCCCCCAGACCTTAAAAGAGGTAGAAGAACTCTTAGACCAAAACCAGTTTTTCCGGATCAACAGGCAAATGATAGTGAGCTTTAAATCCTGCGTATCCTTCAGGCCAGGGAAAGGAAAGATGCTGGAGCTTATTGTAGAACCCAAACATATAGATGAAAATGGAACCACGCTTGATTCCGTTTCCGTAAGCGAAGACCGTGTGCAGGCATTTAAGGCATGGATGGATAGGTAA
- a CDS encoding RagB/SusD family nutrient uptake outer membrane protein — MKNNIPYFLLIAFFMATVAFCSCNKGKDWLDIKSNKGSVIPESTNDFQALLDDAYKLNYTYSTAGLAGADNSSIPDASFSPVPEAERNLYTWNRTIWVAGNSTDWNNFFAIIENANIVLDGLKKINDNEPNYNSVKGQALFHRAFAYYNLAQLFCKQYDNSSAVSDLGLPIRLSSDVNEIVQRSTLKALYEQMISDASAATNLLPPTQTYLQRPINAAAFALAAKLYLHTGDYTKAANYAGDAIAIHPELLDYNNSSVINMGTTYRFPVYGKNNPEILFFASSNKYRSVNVSSTSPGIVVPELYQSYNSNDLRKTIFYVLSGTNAKYRGTYSGNAYNFCGLATNELYLIRAECFARLNNKDAALSDLNRLLVNRYKTGTFTAVTAADATAALALVLTERRKELPFVANIRWEDLRRLNKEIAFQKTLIRTVNGTNYTLLPNDKLYVLPIPDNEIQLTGLIQNER; from the coding sequence ATGAAAAATAACATACCATACTTTCTTCTTATAGCCTTCTTTATGGCTACCGTGGCATTTTGTAGCTGTAATAAAGGCAAAGACTGGCTAGATATAAAAAGCAATAAAGGGTCTGTGATACCGGAATCAACCAATGATTTCCAGGCTTTGCTGGATGATGCCTATAAACTAAATTATACATATTCAACTGCCGGGCTTGCAGGTGCCGATAACAGCTCCATTCCCGATGCAAGCTTTTCACCGGTACCGGAAGCAGAAAGGAATCTGTATACCTGGAACCGCACAATATGGGTTGCCGGTAATTCAACAGATTGGAATAACTTCTTTGCCATTATTGAAAATGCAAACATCGTTCTTGATGGCTTAAAGAAGATCAATGATAATGAGCCCAATTACAATTCTGTAAAAGGCCAGGCTTTATTTCATCGGGCATTTGCTTATTACAACTTGGCACAGCTTTTTTGTAAGCAGTACGATAATAGTTCGGCTGTATCTGACCTTGGGCTGCCTATCCGGTTATCCTCTGATGTGAATGAGATTGTACAACGGTCAACCCTGAAGGCCTTGTATGAACAAATGATCTCCGACGCATCCGCAGCTACCAATTTGCTCCCGCCTACCCAAACATATCTTCAGCGTCCTATAAATGCCGCTGCATTTGCCCTGGCAGCAAAATTGTACTTACATACAGGTGATTATACCAAGGCAGCCAATTATGCTGGTGATGCCATTGCTATCCATCCGGAATTACTGGACTATAATAATAGCTCGGTTATCAACATGGGTACTACGTACCGTTTTCCTGTGTATGGTAAAAACAATCCTGAAATCCTGTTTTTTGCTTCCAGCAATAAATACAGGTCAGTCAATGTGAGCAGCACCAGTCCGGGAATAGTTGTACCTGAATTATATCAATCGTATAATAGCAATGATTTAAGAAAGACCATTTTTTACGTCCTATCCGGCACGAACGCTAAATACAGGGGTACCTATTCCGGTAACGCATACAATTTTTGCGGCTTGGCAACAAATGAATTATACCTGATAAGAGCAGAATGTTTTGCCAGGCTTAATAATAAAGATGCAGCACTTTCCGACCTCAACCGTTTACTGGTCAACCGTTATAAGACTGGGACATTTACTGCCGTAACTGCCGCCGATGCCACAGCTGCACTAGCTTTAGTCCTTACTGAGAGAAGGAAGGAATTGCCCTTTGTGGCTAATATAAGGTGGGAAGACCTACGCAGGCTGAACAAAGAAATAGCCTTTCAAAAAACACTTATCAGAACGGTTAACGGTACAAACTATACACTGCTACCAAATGATAAACTATATGTGCTTCCAATACCTGATAATGAAATTCAATTGACCGGATTAATTCAAAACGAAAGATAA
- a CDS encoding GNAT family N-acetyltransferase, whose protein sequence is MEQDGNTPLQYNITLTETEKYDLDTLFQFQLDKEANYLAAFTAKDPNDKAAYIEKYAKILADPTINMKTIKMNNTIVGSVSRFLMEGDNEITYWIDKKHWGKGIASTALKNFLTLENIRPILGRVAFDNVGSQKVLEKCGFIKIGRDKGFANARQLEIEEFIYKLT, encoded by the coding sequence ATGGAACAAGACGGAAATACACCATTACAGTACAATATCACTTTGACTGAAACTGAAAAATATGATTTAGATACACTGTTTCAATTTCAGCTTGATAAAGAAGCAAATTATTTAGCTGCTTTTACAGCTAAAGACCCAAACGATAAAGCTGCCTATATTGAAAAGTATGCTAAAATTTTAGCTGACCCAACCATAAATATGAAGACAATAAAAATGAACAATACAATTGTTGGAAGTGTATCCAGATTTTTAATGGAAGGAGATAATGAAATTACATATTGGATTGACAAAAAGCATTGGGGTAAAGGAATTGCATCTACAGCGCTTAAAAACTTTCTGACCCTGGAAAACATAAGACCTATTTTGGGACGGGTTGCGTTTGACAATGTAGGTTCGCAAAAAGTTTTAGAAAAATGTGGCTTTATAAAAATTGGTAGAGACAAAGGTTTTGCAAATGCACGACAGTTGGAAATAGAAGAATTTATTTACAAGTTGACATAG
- a CDS encoding SusC/RagA family TonB-linked outer membrane protein: protein MNFFRSYGNYHGKEKQRLLSWLIGLDPAIKRMIIMRINFVVFLLAVTIMNVCAAAHAQTVTLSLTNASLEKALQEISKQTGYAPIYNDKHLVKSHPVSIHVKATDFKEVLDRCFEGQPVSYDIIDKTIVVKLKPESVRDKIMGFLKKLTVTGKVLDEKGIPLVGVTIKVKGTTKAAFTDKDGKFTIEVADENAVLQFSFVGYQSQELDAKNNANPTIILKESINQLEEFSVVNTGYQSLPKERATGSFVQIDNELLNRRVGTNILDRIDGISTGLYRGTFASLSPIATNPITRNTGIIIRGKSTFNASTEPLIVVDNFPYEGEISNINPNDIQSVTILKDAAAASIWGARSGNGVIVITTKKGQKNQKMKIDFNSNITIINKPDLFSSRNYLDSKSYMEVEQYLYDKGFFDAMINDNTSFPTVSPGVELMVKLKNANNPADKTAIQAQLDLLANTDVRNDYNKYVYQKAINQQYSLGLRGGSPNMTYQFSVGHDNNRSNLVRNGFSRTTVNLLNTYSPLKNLEFMAGINYSQNKTDLNNDFGFGSYTGTGYPYGNIYPYARLADQNGNALPVIRGLRDSYTASAVAKGFLDWQYRPLDEIAMADNSTKVSDILIRFGVKYQFLPQLSAEVNYQNERQMIRQRNYHSQSTYYTRNLINQFSVPSTSTGMVYNFPLGGILDLGNYDWYVNNIRGQLNYNQTFKQHSITAIAGVEIRQFKTEGSIRNSYGYEEQFGTAVNNLDYAHYLPINPIGSALIPSPDALVTGTLNRYLSYYANAGYTLSDKYILNLSARADGTNLFGAKTNDRITPLWSAGLGWNIGKEAFYDVTWLPYLKLRATYGFNGNTYQNGSAYLIGYYFNDSSTGAKTITNTSAPNPRLRWEKVRNINLGLDFATKGNVISGTIELFQKNGNDLIQPTILAPQTGFTTYTANTAKTKTQGIDLTLQSENLKGAFKWNTSLLLTALHDKVLKYDAVRNASSIYDPGKVVGKPLSALFTYKWAGLDPATGDPQGYLNGKISKDYLAIINNYNPDSLVYKGSLLPTVYGAFRNDFQYQNFSLSLNIVYQLGFVFQRTSTSINYTDILQYGQNQDYTSRWQHPGDEAHTSVPSLSYPTNSSRNSFYQNSEARVENGNNIRLQDVKLAYDLPEQIYRKLKASKVSLYLYANNLGIIWRKNKLGLDPTAAGNGLAIYPNPFSMSFGLNANF from the coding sequence ATGAATTTTTTTAGAAGCTATGGTAACTACCATGGCAAAGAAAAACAGCGCCTGTTATCCTGGCTCATTGGCCTTGATCCGGCCATTAAAAGAATGATCATTATGCGTATCAACTTTGTCGTGTTCCTTCTTGCTGTTACGATCATGAATGTTTGTGCAGCGGCACATGCCCAGACGGTTACCTTGTCGCTCACCAATGCCTCATTGGAAAAAGCACTTCAGGAAATCAGCAAGCAGACCGGCTATGCACCAATATATAATGACAAGCACCTTGTTAAATCCCATCCGGTTAGTATCCATGTTAAGGCAACCGATTTTAAGGAAGTGTTGGACAGGTGCTTTGAAGGTCAACCTGTCTCCTATGATATCATTGACAAGACTATTGTAGTAAAACTTAAACCGGAAAGTGTTAGGGATAAGATCATGGGCTTTTTAAAGAAGCTGACTGTAACAGGTAAAGTCCTGGATGAAAAAGGAATTCCTTTGGTTGGTGTGACTATTAAGGTTAAAGGTACTACCAAAGCAGCTTTCACTGATAAGGATGGAAAATTTACTATAGAGGTGGCGGATGAAAATGCAGTCTTGCAATTTTCATTTGTAGGCTATCAATCACAAGAGCTGGATGCTAAGAATAATGCTAACCCTACCATTATCTTAAAAGAATCCATTAACCAGTTAGAGGAGTTTAGTGTGGTCAATACCGGCTATCAGAGTTTACCGAAAGAAAGGGCAACGGGGAGTTTTGTGCAGATTGATAATGAGTTATTGAACCGCAGGGTTGGTACAAATATCTTAGATCGCATAGATGGTATATCCACTGGTCTTTATAGAGGTACCTTCGCATCCCTTTCCCCTATAGCTACAAATCCAATAACCCGAAATACCGGGATTATTATTAGGGGCAAAAGTACCTTCAATGCTTCCACGGAACCGCTCATCGTAGTAGACAATTTTCCCTATGAGGGCGAGATCAGTAACATTAATCCGAACGACATCCAAAGCGTTACTATTTTAAAAGATGCCGCCGCCGCCTCCATTTGGGGAGCACGCTCAGGTAATGGTGTCATAGTCATTACAACAAAGAAAGGTCAGAAAAACCAGAAGATGAAAATTGACTTTAATAGTAATATTACTATTATCAATAAGCCAGATCTTTTTAGCAGCCGCAACTACCTCGATTCCAAAAGCTATATGGAGGTGGAGCAGTACTTATATGATAAAGGATTTTTTGATGCTATGATTAACGACAATACATCTTTTCCCACTGTTTCCCCTGGCGTAGAGTTAATGGTGAAACTTAAGAACGCAAATAACCCGGCTGATAAAACTGCAATACAGGCACAGTTAGACCTGCTTGCAAATACGGACGTTAGGAATGACTACAATAAGTATGTGTATCAAAAAGCCATTAACCAACAATATTCGCTTGGGCTAAGGGGCGGAAGCCCGAATATGACTTACCAATTTTCTGTAGGTCACGACAACAACCGTAGCAATCTTGTAAGAAATGGATTTAGCCGCACGACAGTCAACTTGCTGAACACCTATTCCCCGCTAAAAAATCTGGAGTTCATGGCTGGTATCAATTATAGCCAGAATAAGACAGATTTAAATAACGACTTTGGATTTGGATCTTATACAGGTACCGGATATCCTTACGGCAATATCTACCCTTATGCCCGTCTTGCAGACCAAAATGGCAATGCCCTTCCAGTTATCCGTGGACTGAGGGACAGTTATACTGCTTCAGCGGTTGCCAAAGGCTTTTTAGACTGGCAGTACCGGCCTCTGGATGAAATTGCTATGGCAGATAATAGTACTAAGGTTTCAGATATCCTGATCCGGTTCGGCGTTAAATATCAGTTCCTGCCGCAGTTGAGTGCAGAGGTAAATTACCAGAATGAAAGACAGATGATCCGACAAAGAAATTATCATAGCCAAAGCACATACTATACCCGAAACCTCATCAATCAATTTAGTGTCCCTAGCACAAGTACAGGAATGGTTTATAATTTTCCTTTAGGTGGGATATTGGATTTAGGGAATTATGATTGGTATGTGAACAACATAAGGGGGCAGCTAAACTATAACCAAACCTTTAAACAGCACTCCATCACGGCGATTGCGGGCGTTGAAATAAGGCAGTTTAAAACGGAAGGTTCTATTAGGAATTCTTACGGTTATGAAGAACAATTTGGAACTGCCGTAAATAACCTGGACTACGCACACTACCTGCCCATAAACCCAATAGGTTCTGCATTAATTCCGAGTCCGGATGCTTTGGTAACGGGTACGCTGAACCGCTATCTATCCTATTATGCCAACGCCGGATATACTTTATCTGATAAATATATCCTGAACCTGAGTGCGAGGGCTGATGGGACAAATCTCTTTGGCGCCAAAACGAATGACCGTATTACGCCGCTCTGGTCTGCGGGGCTTGGCTGGAATATTGGCAAAGAAGCCTTTTACGATGTTACATGGCTCCCATATTTAAAGCTAAGGGCAACTTATGGCTTTAATGGCAATACCTACCAAAATGGATCAGCCTACCTGATCGGTTATTACTTTAATGATTCGTCTACAGGAGCAAAAACGATCACCAACACTTCTGCACCAAATCCAAGGTTAAGATGGGAAAAAGTAAGGAATATAAATTTGGGTCTTGACTTTGCAACCAAAGGAAATGTAATATCAGGAACCATAGAGCTGTTTCAAAAAAATGGAAATGATTTGATCCAGCCAACGATCCTTGCTCCGCAAACGGGTTTTACTACCTATACTGCCAATACAGCAAAGACAAAGACACAGGGGATTGACCTTACCCTGCAAAGTGAAAATTTAAAGGGAGCCTTCAAATGGAATACAAGCTTGCTTTTGACTGCCCTTCATGATAAGGTACTCAAGTATGATGCGGTGCGCAATGCTTCCTCTATTTATGATCCTGGAAAGGTGGTTGGTAAGCCATTATCCGCTTTATTCACTTACAAATGGGCAGGTCTTGACCCTGCAACGGGCGATCCCCAAGGTTACCTGAATGGAAAAATCAGTAAAGATTATCTTGCCATCATTAATAATTACAATCCTGATAGTTTAGTTTATAAAGGATCACTATTGCCTACCGTTTATGGAGCCTTCCGTAATGATTTTCAATACCAGAATTTTAGTCTGTCCTTAAATATTGTTTACCAGCTGGGCTTCGTTTTCCAACGCACATCCACAAGTATAAACTACACCGACATTCTACAATACGGCCAGAACCAGGATTACACTTCAAGATGGCAGCATCCGGGTGATGAAGCGCATACCTCTGTGCCATCCTTGTCTTATCCCACCAACAGTAGCAGAAATTCCTTTTATCAAAATTCGGAAGCAAGGGTAGAAAATGGAAATAATATCCGTTTACAGGATGTAAAGTTGGCCTATGATCTACCTGAGCAAATTTACAGGAAGCTAAAGGCATCTAAAGTAAGCCTGTATCTATACGCTAATAACCTGGGGATCATCTGGAGGAAAAACAAATTAGGGCTTGACCCTACAGCGGCAGGCAATGGCTTGGCCATTTACCCGAACCCTTTCTCAATGTCATTTGGACTGAATGCTAATTTTTAA